The Pseudodesulfovibrio sp. zrk46 genome contains a region encoding:
- a CDS encoding PEP/pyruvate-binding domain-containing protein: MGFFDWFPFFGKPEKSPEEIAEMRRTLSERYDHFRLLLQANNNAHELMGELEEALRGFTPYGMHYVRTLCTRISTSIFQMVRHLTELNPKAYAGLMPAYQSIQANIMPHLEAGEDYKPPRVLVLNLADVGRDHADLTGPKMAMLGEAGRALNMNIPEGFVVTTDAFRAYMRAGGREKEIDRLIQMVDPDDREAMFRLSSRIMQMVIDARLPNELAEKILAAYDDLRAATGQEVKLAVRSSALGEDIEGASFAGQYRSILNVDRSSLLNAYKEVVASKYSLQAMAYRLAQGIRDEDVAMSVGCMVMVDARSGGVAYSRSPVNIRDERVSVHSVWGLPKAVVDGSIATDEFQVGREPAEVVERLVAEKVEQYGCHDAEGICRLEVLDQNQNVPSLSDEEAVRVAAEAVKLEEYFGLPQDVEWAVTDDGVFHLLQCRPLMLMDEDEGPHEAVGDLPSPLLHGGRTASPGVGVGPVHVIRKDADALTFPDGGVMVLRQALPSRAALLDRCSAVITEQGGIAGHLANVAREFGVPAIFRVKGAMDSLENGQIVTVDADGHGVYDGAVEALLVEKPRQRVMRGSPVQATLRRAARHIVRLNLTNPEAPEFRPSGCKTLHDIMRFAHEMAVREMFEMSTHEDFIQAASRQLICGVPKQFWVLNLDDGISPEGEDREDRCVLLEHVDSFPMRALWEGMQAVPWEGPPPMHAGGLMSVMFEATANPNLVPAGRSHYTQKNYFMISKNYCCLQSRFGFHFCGVESLVSDRISENYASFQFKGGAANVDRRVLRAKFIGDLLEDFDFRVRIRQDNMFARVEGLDREEMDYRLKIIGYLVTHTRQLDMIMTNATQVKEKREKFLADFKMFKK; this comes from the coding sequence ATGGGCTTTTTTGATTGGTTTCCTTTCTTCGGCAAACCGGAAAAATCACCGGAAGAAATCGCCGAGATGCGCCGGACCCTGTCGGAGCGGTACGATCACTTCCGTCTGCTGCTTCAGGCAAATAATAACGCCCATGAACTGATGGGAGAGTTGGAGGAGGCCTTGCGTGGCTTCACTCCTTACGGGATGCACTACGTGCGCACCTTGTGTACGCGTATCTCAACGTCCATCTTTCAGATGGTTCGTCACCTGACGGAACTCAACCCCAAGGCTTACGCAGGTCTCATGCCTGCCTACCAATCCATACAGGCCAACATCATGCCGCATCTGGAAGCGGGGGAGGATTACAAGCCGCCCCGGGTGCTGGTACTGAATCTGGCTGATGTCGGCCGTGATCACGCCGATCTGACCGGCCCAAAGATGGCTATGCTTGGGGAGGCAGGGCGTGCTCTGAACATGAATATCCCCGAGGGATTCGTTGTAACCACCGATGCCTTTCGCGCTTATATGCGGGCTGGTGGCAGAGAAAAGGAGATCGATCGTCTCATCCAGATGGTTGATCCCGATGACCGGGAAGCCATGTTCAGGCTCTCATCCCGTATCATGCAGATGGTCATCGATGCCCGTTTGCCCAATGAGTTGGCAGAAAAGATTCTGGCCGCCTACGATGACCTGCGTGCCGCAACAGGGCAAGAGGTCAAGCTGGCTGTCCGTTCTTCGGCGTTGGGCGAGGACATCGAAGGCGCCTCGTTTGCCGGGCAGTATCGATCCATCCTCAACGTGGACCGGAGTTCCCTGCTGAATGCCTACAAGGAGGTCGTGGCGTCCAAGTATTCGTTGCAGGCCATGGCATATCGGTTGGCGCAGGGGATCAGAGACGAGGATGTCGCCATGTCCGTGGGCTGTATGGTTATGGTGGATGCTCGTTCCGGTGGTGTGGCCTATTCCCGTAGCCCGGTGAATATCCGCGATGAGCGGGTGTCGGTCCATTCGGTCTGGGGATTGCCCAAGGCGGTTGTGGACGGCTCCATTGCCACAGATGAATTTCAGGTCGGCCGTGAGCCCGCAGAAGTGGTGGAGCGACTGGTCGCCGAAAAGGTGGAACAGTACGGATGTCACGATGCCGAGGGCATCTGCCGACTGGAGGTGCTGGATCAGAACCAGAACGTTCCCTCCCTCAGTGATGAGGAAGCTGTTCGCGTGGCAGCCGAGGCCGTGAAGCTGGAAGAATATTTCGGATTGCCGCAGGACGTGGAGTGGGCCGTCACCGACGACGGTGTGTTCCACCTGTTGCAGTGTCGTCCATTGATGTTGATGGATGAAGATGAGGGACCTCATGAAGCCGTGGGCGATTTGCCGTCCCCCCTTCTGCATGGTGGCCGCACAGCCAGTCCAGGTGTTGGTGTCGGGCCGGTTCATGTGATTCGTAAAGATGCGGATGCCCTGACGTTTCCTGACGGCGGTGTCATGGTGTTACGGCAGGCCTTACCCAGCAGGGCGGCGTTGCTGGATCGATGTAGCGCGGTGATTACGGAGCAGGGCGGTATTGCCGGGCACCTCGCCAACGTTGCCCGCGAGTTCGGTGTCCCGGCCATCTTTCGGGTGAAGGGTGCCATGGACAGTCTGGAAAACGGCCAGATTGTCACTGTGGATGCGGACGGGCACGGCGTCTACGACGGCGCGGTCGAGGCCCTGCTGGTGGAGAAACCGAGGCAGCGCGTCATGCGCGGCAGTCCGGTGCAGGCCACCTTGCGCAGGGCGGCGCGGCATATTGTCCGCCTCAATCTGACCAATCCCGAGGCGCCGGAGTTCCGGCCTTCCGGCTGCAAGACCCTGCACGACATCATGCGCTTTGCCCATGAAATGGCTGTGCGGGAAATGTTCGAGATGAGTACCCATGAGGACTTCATTCAGGCGGCGTCGCGCCAGCTCATCTGCGGCGTGCCCAAGCAGTTCTGGGTGCTAAATCTGGATGACGGCATCTCGCCGGAGGGCGAAGACCGCGAAGACCGTTGCGTGTTGCTGGAGCATGTGGATTCCTTTCCCATGCGTGCCTTGTGGGAGGGTATGCAGGCTGTGCCATGGGAAGGCCCGCCGCCCATGCATGCGGGCGGGCTCATGTCCGTCATGTTCGAGGCCACGGCCAATCCCAATCTGGTCCCGGCCGGACGTTCGCATTACACCCAGAAGAACTATTTCATGATCTCCAAGAACTATTGCTGCCTCCAGTCTCGCTTCGGGTTCCATTTCTGTGGCGTGGAGTCGCTGGTCAGTGACCGGATCTCCGAGAATTACGCCAGCTTCCAGTTCAAGGGCGGGGCGGCCAACGTGGACCGTCGTGTTCTGCGCGCCAAATTCATCGGTGATCTGCTGGAGGATTTCGACTTCCGTGTGCGTATTCGTCAGGACAACATGTTCGCCCGTGTAGAAGGGCTTGATCGCGAAGAAATGGATTACCGGCTCAAGATCATAGGCTACCTCGTCACCCACACCCGGCAGTTGGACATGATCATGACCAACGCCACGCAGGTGAAGGAGAAGCGGGAGAAGTTCCTAGCCGATTTCAAGATGTTCAAGAAGTAG
- a CDS encoding helix-turn-helix domain-containing protein, with the protein MLTYKGKEYRCPVEVTMDMISGKWKSLILWHLHEQPMRYKELERIVPGVSQKMLTQQLKEMEDDGLLVRTVFPEVPPRVEYELTELGHSVFPMLEIMHNWAVDRLGCKQE; encoded by the coding sequence ATGCTTACGTACAAGGGAAAAGAGTACCGCTGTCCGGTCGAGGTGACGATGGACATGATCAGCGGCAAGTGGAAGAGCCTGATTCTGTGGCACTTGCATGAGCAGCCCATGCGGTACAAGGAGCTGGAGCGCATCGTACCCGGCGTGAGCCAGAAGATGCTGACTCAACAGCTCAAAGAGATGGAAGACGATGGTCTGCTGGTGCGCACTGTGTTTCCCGAGGTACCGCCTCGGGTGGAGTATGAGCTGACTGAACTCGGCCATTCCGTCTTTCCCATGCTGGAGATCATGCACAATTGGGCCGTGGATCGGCTTGGTTGCAAACAGGAATAA
- a CDS encoding SCO family protein, which yields MQRLIAIAILIVLMAAPSWAATEHGSMQHGDDHSSMAQEAMPHDGKDHSKLDLTEEGHMDHGDMANESMEGHEAHQDQSMTDHDMEGMDAEAHDHEKMMEEVKEADIPVGIEEKLGNVLPDVEFTDSEGNKVRLLELVKDTPVMLLPIYYRCPDVCNLLQGGFASILPKVALKPGEEIKVVSLSFAPEEQTKDAARAKRNYTAILDGKFPPEYWTFLTGDQQSIDQTLDAIGYTVQKQGKLWAHPVAAIAIAPGGKVVRYLYGTTFLPFDITMAGTEAAQGKTGLSIKRLLSYCYNYDPDGRRYVFDILRVSGFSILGFVGIFLAWLILGGKKKRR from the coding sequence ATGCAACGGCTCATCGCGATTGCAATACTTATCGTGCTCATGGCCGCCCCCTCGTGGGCGGCCACTGAGCACGGTTCCATGCAGCATGGTGATGACCATTCTTCCATGGCCCAGGAGGCCATGCCGCATGATGGCAAGGACCACTCCAAGCTGGACCTAACGGAAGAGGGCCACATGGATCATGGCGACATGGCCAATGAATCCATGGAAGGTCACGAGGCCCATCAGGATCAGTCCATGACAGATCATGACATGGAGGGGATGGATGCCGAGGCCCACGATCATGAAAAGATGATGGAAGAGGTCAAGGAAGCAGACATCCCGGTGGGTATCGAGGAAAAGCTGGGCAATGTGCTGCCGGACGTGGAATTCACCGATTCCGAAGGCAACAAGGTGCGCCTGTTGGAACTGGTCAAAGACACGCCGGTCATGCTTCTTCCCATCTATTACCGCTGTCCCGACGTCTGCAACCTGCTGCAGGGCGGTTTTGCCTCCATCCTGCCCAAGGTCGCGCTGAAACCGGGCGAGGAGATCAAGGTCGTCTCCCTGAGCTTTGCGCCCGAGGAGCAGACCAAGGACGCTGCCCGGGCCAAGCGCAACTACACCGCCATTCTCGACGGCAAGTTCCCGCCCGAATACTGGACTTTTCTCACTGGCGACCAGCAGTCCATTGACCAGACGCTGGATGCCATCGGCTACACCGTGCAAAAGCAGGGCAAGCTGTGGGCACACCCCGTGGCAGCCATTGCCATTGCGCCGGGCGGCAAGGTTGTGCGCTATCTGTACGGCACCACGTTCCTGCCGTTCGACATCACCATGGCAGGGACCGAGGCCGCACAAGGCAAGACCGGGCTCTCCATCAAGCGACTGCTCTCCTACTGCTATAACTACGATCCTGACGGACGACGTTACGTCTTTGATATCCTGCGGGTTTCCGGGTTCTCCATTCTCGGCTTCGTGGGTATCTTCCTGGCGTGGCTCATCCTCGGCGGCAAGAAAAAAAGGCGATAG
- a CDS encoding TIGR03905 family TSCPD domain-containing protein, whose translation METLQLDLAPLSPLNPTEGQAGDVDAYKPELVCAKMIHYKVEDHKLTKLHFTGGCEGNLTAISKLLEGMDIDDVVDKLSGITCGKKDTSCADQLCNALKGHMDD comes from the coding sequence ATGGAAACACTTCAACTTGATCTTGCTCCCCTTTCCCCGCTGAATCCCACCGAAGGTCAGGCCGGCGACGTTGACGCCTACAAGCCGGAACTGGTTTGCGCAAAGATGATCCACTACAAGGTGGAGGATCACAAACTGACCAAGCTCCACTTCACTGGTGGCTGCGAAGGCAACCTGACCGCCATCTCCAAGCTGCTTGAAGGCATGGACATTGACGATGTGGTGGACAAACTTAGCGGCATTACCTGCGGCAAGAAGGACACTTCCTGTGCCGACCAGCTCTGTAACGCGCTGAAAGGACACATGGACGACTAG
- the coxB gene encoding cytochrome c oxidase subunit II yields MYPQVFSAAKEVDQAFLIILGFSVFILVAVTATMLFFLWRYHHKRHPNAADIKGSVWLEIVWTGLPTIIVLGLFWTGWTSFQAMRTIPEGAMEVQVEGRMWSWLFTYENGKSAPELVVPVNTPIKLNLKARDVIHSFYIPAMRVKWDMVPGMDTEVWFESDKTGEFDIFCAEYCGLKHADMLAVLRVVEQGTFDIWINETKKSGQQGLKLMEEYGCFDCHSMDGSEDVAPTLMNLAGKELLVIRPDGTEAKVTADEAYIKQSIMEPGALLVKDWDDDMPSFAGEMSKDDLDFIAQYLMTGGEGHPGEKLADEEGCLACHTTTGEDDVGPTFKGLFGETRTVTNEAGESKTVKIDEKYLREAITNPSAWIPEGYDDGMPPYDDIDEETLEGLIKYLKSLGKGDG; encoded by the coding sequence ATGTATCCACAGGTATTCAGCGCAGCAAAGGAAGTGGACCAGGCGTTCCTGATCATCCTCGGCTTCTCCGTGTTCATCTTGGTGGCCGTGACCGCGACAATGCTCTTCTTTCTGTGGCGGTATCATCATAAACGTCACCCGAATGCAGCGGATATCAAGGGCAGCGTCTGGCTGGAGATCGTCTGGACAGGATTGCCCACCATCATCGTGCTTGGCCTGTTCTGGACCGGTTGGACCAGCTTTCAGGCCATGCGCACCATTCCTGAAGGAGCCATGGAAGTGCAGGTGGAAGGCCGCATGTGGTCGTGGCTCTTCACTTATGAAAACGGCAAGAGCGCGCCGGAGCTGGTGGTGCCGGTCAATACGCCCATCAAGCTCAACCTCAAGGCCCGCGACGTCATCCACAGTTTCTACATCCCGGCCATGCGCGTGAAATGGGATATGGTCCCGGGCATGGACACCGAGGTCTGGTTCGAGTCGGACAAGACCGGCGAGTTCGATATTTTCTGTGCCGAGTACTGCGGCCTCAAGCACGCCGACATGCTGGCCGTGCTGCGCGTGGTGGAGCAGGGCACATTCGATATCTGGATCAACGAGACCAAGAAGTCGGGCCAGCAGGGTCTCAAGCTCATGGAAGAGTATGGCTGCTTTGACTGCCATTCCATGGACGGCAGCGAGGATGTTGCGCCGACACTCATGAATCTGGCGGGTAAGGAGCTTTTGGTCATCCGTCCTGACGGCACCGAGGCAAAGGTCACGGCTGACGAGGCGTATATCAAGCAGTCCATCATGGAACCCGGCGCATTGCTGGTGAAGGACTGGGACGATGATATGCCTTCCTTTGCCGGAGAAATGTCCAAGGACGATCTGGACTTTATCGCACAGTATCTGATGACCGGTGGAGAAGGACACCCCGGTGAAAAGCTGGCGGACGAGGAAGGATGCCTGGCCTGTCATACCACCACGGGCGAGGACGACGTCGGTCCCACATTCAAGGGACTCTTTGGCGAGACCCGGACCGTCACCAACGAAGCGGGCGAGTCCAAGACCGTCAAGATTGACGAAAAGTACCTGCGTGAGGCCATTACGAATCCATCGGCATGGATTCCCGAAGGATATGATGACGGCATGCCGCCGTACGATGATATTGACGAAGAGACACTGGAAGGGCTGATCAAGTACCTCAAGTCCCTTGGTAAGGGGGACGGCTAG
- a CDS encoding cytochrome c oxidase subunit 3 family protein encodes MTEHHDYQGAKMGMWIFLFTEILLFGGLFVLFAVTFQRYPTEFHEASKLLDVTMGTTNTVVLITSSLCAALSIVALQRGERKRSEMLIGLTILLACCFLVIKYFEWSAKFHHGIYPGSTEIADWAPGKQAYFALYYAMTGLHGIHVIIGMAVLGWVWWLIRREKCTPDHFVALENAGLYWHLVDLIWIYLFPLYYLIT; translated from the coding sequence ATGACTGAGCATCATGATTATCAGGGCGCAAAGATGGGGATGTGGATTTTCCTGTTCACGGAAATCCTCCTCTTCGGCGGTCTTTTCGTGCTCTTTGCCGTGACCTTCCAGCGGTACCCCACGGAGTTTCACGAGGCGAGCAAGCTGCTTGATGTGACCATGGGAACCACCAACACCGTGGTGCTGATCACTTCATCCCTGTGCGCGGCTCTGTCCATCGTGGCCCTGCAGCGGGGAGAGCGGAAACGGTCGGAGATGCTTATCGGCCTGACCATCCTGCTGGCGTGCTGCTTCTTGGTCATCAAGTATTTCGAGTGGTCGGCAAAGTTCCATCACGGCATCTATCCCGGATCTACCGAGATAGCGGACTGGGCACCGGGCAAGCAGGCCTATTTCGCCCTGTACTATGCCATGACCGGGCTGCACGGTATCCACGTGATCATCGGTATGGCGGTGCTCGGCTGGGTCTGGTGGCTCATCCGGCGGGAGAAGTGTACCCCTGATCATTTTGTGGCCCTGGAAAACGCCGGGTTGTACTGGCATTTGGTGGACCTCATTTGGATCTACCTCTTCCCACTCTATTACCTCATCACCTAG
- a CDS encoding cytochrome C oxidase subunit IV family protein, translating into MNETNTNHHGPGYGLFIGVWAALMVLTCITVVVSGIDLDFLNVLVAMSVATTKALLVVMFFMHLKYENTTLKLMVLVAFVILAIFIGFTFFDTAYR; encoded by the coding sequence ATGAACGAGACGAATACGAATCATCACGGTCCCGGTTACGGACTTTTTATCGGCGTCTGGGCCGCGCTCATGGTGCTGACCTGCATCACGGTGGTGGTGTCGGGCATTGACCTCGACTTCCTCAATGTGCTGGTCGCCATGTCCGTGGCCACCACCAAGGCGTTACTGGTGGTCATGTTCTTCATGCACCTCAAGTACGAGAACACGACGCTCAAGCTCATGGTGTTGGTGGCTTTCGTGATTCTGGCCATATTTATCGGCTTCACCTTCTTCGACACGGCATACAGGTAG
- a CDS encoding protoheme IX farnesyltransferase — MHAVLGLARPRVSLAVAGGSLFGAYYHGVTESWLAVAAALGSFLLCAGCSALNQIQEREQDRRMERTADRPLATGALSVNAALRMALLWMLSGGGLYFIAGGWPLLLLGAAIVAVYNGLYTPLKRVTPMALLAGGFAGAVPPLTGWLAAGGNALDFRILGVTAIFYLWQVPHFWLLAEKHRDDYRRAGFAMLEATLSSHIRSRLMVIWVGAYFVGLGCLAGLAGPASLRWLVPPVLLLAGGGAVLSVLAGRMRFASASMYGSLPLTLCFLLMNTP, encoded by the coding sequence ATGCATGCGGTCCTTGGATTGGCGCGCCCGCGAGTGAGTCTTGCCGTGGCGGGCGGCAGCCTGTTCGGCGCGTACTACCACGGTGTGACCGAGTCATGGCTGGCTGTGGCCGCCGCGCTCGGTTCATTCCTGCTGTGCGCTGGCTGTTCGGCCCTGAACCAGATTCAGGAGCGGGAGCAGGACCGGCGCATGGAGCGCACTGCTGACCGTCCGTTGGCGACCGGTGCCTTATCGGTCAATGCAGCGTTACGCATGGCCCTGCTGTGGATGCTCTCTGGTGGCGGTCTGTACTTCATCGCGGGGGGCTGGCCGCTCCTGCTGTTGGGCGCTGCCATCGTTGCCGTTTACAATGGCCTCTACACACCGCTGAAGCGGGTAACGCCCATGGCGTTGCTGGCAGGTGGCTTTGCCGGGGCCGTGCCTCCGTTGACCGGATGGCTGGCCGCCGGTGGGAACGCTCTGGATTTTCGTATTCTTGGCGTGACTGCAATCTTTTATCTCTGGCAGGTGCCCCATTTCTGGCTGCTGGCTGAGAAGCATCGTGACGATTACCGCCGCGCCGGTTTTGCCATGCTGGAGGCGACCCTGTCGTCGCACATCCGTTCCCGGCTGATGGTGATCTGGGTGGGCGCGTATTTTGTCGGGCTCGGCTGTCTGGCCGGACTGGCCGGGCCAGCCTCCCTGCGATGGCTGGTACCGCCCGTGTTGTTGCTGGCAGGTGGCGGGGCGGTCCTGTCCGTATTGGCTGGCCGCATGCGGTTTGCTTCGGCTTCCATGTACGGTTCCCTGCCACTGACCCTATGTTTTTTATTGATGAACACCCCTTGA
- a CDS encoding c-type cytochrome, with protein MKKVLFLLSAILCLSVTAALAVDGGALYEKKCAKCHNDGTHSSKAGGGVVLKGQGAEMIHKKLEGYLDGSYGGAKKKTMARVLGKFSPEEIKAMADHIGSM; from the coding sequence ATGAAAAAAGTTCTGTTTCTGCTCTCTGCCATTCTGTGTTTGTCCGTGACCGCCGCCCTGGCTGTTGACGGTGGTGCTTTGTACGAAAAGAAATGCGCCAAGTGTCACAATGACGGCACCCATTCTTCCAAGGCTGGTGGTGGCGTGGTCCTGAAGGGACAGGGCGCCGAGATGATCCACAAGAAGTTGGAAGGCTATCTGGACGGCTCTTATGGCGGAGCGAAAAAGAAGACCATGGCTCGCGTGCTGGGCAAGTTCTCCCCCGAGGAGATCAAGGCCATGGCCGACCACATCGGCTCCATGTAA
- the ctaD gene encoding cytochrome c oxidase subunit I, with protein sequence MADTAQGFMAPKGRHWILEWLFTIDHKRIGMLYLWCIALFFVVGVLLGLIIRLELFGPGKDIIGPQAYNAIFTLHGVIMIFIVVIPSIPAAFGNIFLPLQLGAEDVAFPRLNMFSWWLYIIGGAIALVSLFTGGGAPDTGWTFYVPFSAVTSTNVSVAVAGVFILGFSSILTGLNFIVTIHRLRAPGLKWTRLTLFAWALYATAWIQVLATPILSITVVLIAIERLLGMGIFDPARGGDPILYQHLFWIYSHPAVYIMILPAMGVISDIIPVFCRKSIFGYKTIVGSSLAIAFAGSLVWAHHMFVSGMSDTAVMVFSLLTFVVAVPSAVKVFNWLSTMYKGAIRPEPPLIFALGFIFLFAMGGITGLVLGSAGTDMHVHDTYFVVGHFHYVIFGGTGFGMFAAIHYWFPKIYGRMYNKKLANISAVILVVGLNGLYFPMYLLGLAGMPRRYYDYLPQYTELHQWSTYGSWITAIGLILMFYNLIHSRYRGELVGRNPWQAATLEWTLPSPPPSHNFDEEPVVTHGPYDFHEVRDHD encoded by the coding sequence ATGGCGGATACCGCGCAGGGATTCATGGCCCCCAAGGGGCGACACTGGATACTGGAATGGCTTTTCACCATCGACCACAAACGTATCGGCATGCTCTACCTCTGGTGCATTGCCCTATTCTTCGTGGTGGGTGTGCTGCTGGGGCTGATCATCCGGCTGGAACTCTTCGGGCCGGGCAAGGACATCATCGGTCCGCAGGCGTATAACGCCATCTTCACCCTGCACGGTGTGATCATGATCTTCATCGTGGTCATCCCGTCCATCCCGGCCGCCTTTGGCAACATATTCCTGCCCCTGCAACTGGGGGCGGAGGACGTGGCCTTTCCGCGATTAAACATGTTCTCGTGGTGGCTCTACATCATCGGCGGCGCCATCGCCCTTGTCTCTCTCTTCACGGGCGGTGGCGCGCCGGATACGGGCTGGACCTTTTACGTGCCGTTCTCGGCTGTCACGTCCACCAACGTCTCGGTGGCCGTGGCAGGTGTGTTCATCCTCGGCTTTTCGTCCATCCTGACGGGGCTTAATTTTATCGTCACCATACACCGACTGCGTGCGCCGGGGCTCAAGTGGACGCGCCTCACCCTGTTTGCCTGGGCGCTCTATGCCACGGCATGGATTCAGGTGCTGGCTACGCCCATCCTGTCCATCACCGTGGTGCTCATCGCCATCGAGCGACTGCTCGGCATGGGCATCTTTGATCCGGCCCGGGGCGGCGATCCCATCCTGTACCAGCATCTGTTCTGGATCTACTCCCACCCGGCGGTCTACATCATGATTCTGCCCGCCATGGGTGTGATCTCGGACATCATCCCGGTCTTCTGCCGCAAGTCCATCTTCGGCTACAAGACCATCGTGGGCTCCAGTCTCGCCATCGCCTTTGCCGGTTCGCTGGTCTGGGCGCACCACATGTTCGTGTCCGGCATGTCCGATACCGCGGTCATGGTTTTCTCGCTGCTGACCTTCGTCGTGGCCGTGCCTTCGGCGGTCAAGGTCTTCAACTGGCTCTCCACCATGTACAAGGGGGCCATCCGACCGGAACCGCCCCTTATTTTTGCCCTCGGTTTCATCTTCCTGTTTGCCATGGGTGGCATCACCGGGCTGGTGCTCGGCTCGGCTGGTACAGACATGCACGTGCATGACACCTATTTCGTGGTGGGCCACTTCCACTATGTCATTTTTGGCGGCACCGGCTTCGGCATGTTCGCGGCCATTCACTACTGGTTCCCGAAAATCTACGGGCGCATGTATAACAAGAAACTGGCCAACATCAGCGCCGTGATTCTCGTAGTGGGCCTCAACGGCCTCTATTTCCCCATGTACCTGTTGGGATTGGCCGGGATGCCGCGCCGCTACTACGACTATCTGCCGCAGTATACCGAGCTGCATCAGTGGTCCACCTACGGCTCGTGGATTACGGCAATTGGTCTTATCCTGATGTTCTACAACCTGATTCATTCCCGCTATCGGGGAGAGTTGGTCGGGCGCAACCCGTGGCAGGCGGCAACCTTGGAGTGGACGCTGCCTTCACCGCCGCCCTCGCACAATTTCGACGAGGAACCCGTGGTCACACACGGCCCCTATGACTTCCACGAAGTGAGGGACCATGACTGA